A window from Micromonospora profundi encodes these proteins:
- a CDS encoding type II toxin-antitoxin system PemK/MazF family toxin — translation MPEALLWALAILLAVAAGWAWNSWRHRVANRRPGTRPGKGTAARTGGRRPAPPRPRGGDRPATKPRPRAADRQVGTPAPGEIWWADVPYADGTGSKVRPCLVLRADSRGADVLKITSQDKSDRDDHVRIPTREWDPGAEHDSYLSLTEPTRIDSAAFADRAGACDAVLWRKVRSLRHLPTS, via the coding sequence ATGCCCGAGGCACTGCTCTGGGCGCTGGCGATCCTGCTGGCGGTGGCGGCCGGCTGGGCGTGGAACAGCTGGCGACACCGCGTGGCCAACCGACGCCCGGGCACCCGGCCGGGTAAGGGCACCGCGGCACGTACCGGTGGCCGTCGGCCCGCGCCGCCCCGGCCGCGCGGCGGCGACCGGCCGGCCACCAAGCCCCGGCCACGCGCCGCCGACCGTCAGGTGGGCACGCCCGCGCCGGGTGAGATCTGGTGGGCCGATGTGCCGTACGCCGACGGCACCGGCTCGAAGGTCCGGCCGTGTCTGGTGCTGCGCGCCGACTCCCGGGGCGCCGACGTCCTGAAGATCACCAGTCAGGACAAGAGCGACCGCGACGACCACGTGCGGATCCCCACCCGGGAGTGGGATCCCGGCGCCGAGCACGACAGCTACCTGAGCCTCACCGAGCCGACCAGGATCGACTCGGCCGCCTTCGCCGACCGCGCCGGCGCCTGCGACGCGGTCCTGTGGCGCAAGGTCCGCAGCCTGCGTCACCTACCCACCAGCTGA
- a CDS encoding ADP-ribosylglycohydrolase family protein gives MAAVTPASALRASGSLFGLAYGDALGKPTEFLTVAEIESRYGPGGPRALTGDPALVTDDTQMALAVGWALHDAQSYRPEAVEPLLRERFAAWAVSPDNNRAPGMTCLRACAELGRGLRWQEATVVGSKGCGANMRVTPVGLLDVGLATLAGLAQLQAGLTHGHPTGLAASELTAYAVFALREGATLAELPALLTERARSQRQVYREDWLGDLWQRAGASTPQEFIARGWDECLAVLGRLTTALGEPDDGGDPCRATGEGWVAEEALATALLCAVRHADDPVAALARGATTAGDSDSIAALAGAFVGAAAGMSAWPPGWADRIEYADQLATLGATWD, from the coding sequence ATGGCCGCCGTGACCCCTGCCTCCGCGCTACGCGCCTCCGGTTCGCTCTTCGGCCTCGCCTACGGTGACGCGCTTGGCAAACCGACGGAGTTCCTGACCGTCGCCGAGATCGAGAGCCGCTACGGGCCGGGTGGTCCCCGCGCCCTGACCGGCGACCCGGCCCTGGTCACCGACGACACGCAGATGGCCCTGGCTGTGGGTTGGGCGCTGCACGACGCGCAGTCGTACCGACCGGAGGCGGTGGAGCCGCTGCTGCGGGAGCGTTTCGCAGCCTGGGCGGTCAGCCCCGACAACAACCGTGCCCCGGGGATGACCTGCCTACGGGCCTGCGCCGAGCTGGGACGGGGGCTGCGCTGGCAGGAGGCGACAGTCGTCGGGTCGAAGGGGTGCGGGGCCAACATGCGGGTCACCCCTGTCGGGTTGCTCGACGTGGGCCTGGCCACGCTCGCCGGGCTGGCCCAGTTGCAGGCCGGGTTGACCCACGGCCACCCGACCGGGCTGGCGGCCAGCGAGCTCACCGCGTACGCGGTCTTCGCGCTGCGCGAGGGGGCCACGCTGGCTGAGCTTCCCGCACTGCTCACCGAGCGAGCGCGGTCGCAACGCCAGGTGTACCGAGAGGACTGGCTGGGCGACCTCTGGCAACGCGCGGGGGCCAGCACGCCGCAGGAGTTCATCGCCCGGGGCTGGGACGAGTGCCTGGCGGTGCTGGGCCGACTCACGACCGCCCTGGGCGAGCCCGACGACGGCGGTGACCCGTGCCGGGCCACAGGGGAGGGCTGGGTGGCCGAGGAGGCGCTGGCCACCGCGCTGCTGTGCGCCGTGCGTCACGCCGACGACCCGGTGGCGGCACTGGCACGCGGTGCCACCACCGCAGGGGACTCGGACTCGATCGCCGCTCTGGCCGGGGCGTTCGTGGGTGCGGCCGCCGGGATGAGCGCCTGGCCGCCGGGATGGGCCGACCGGATCGAGTACGCCGACCAGCTCGCAACGCTCGGCGCGACCTGGGACTGA
- the mnmA gene encoding tRNA 2-thiouridine(34) synthase MnmA, producing MRVLAAMSGGVDSAVAAARAAAAGHDVTGVHLALARNPQTYRTGARGCCTLEDSRDARRAADVIGIPFYVWDMADRFHEDVVDDFVAEYAAGRTPNPCLRCNEKIKFAAVLDRAVALGFDAVVTGHHARLGSDGLLRRSVDVAKDQSYVLAVLTREQLDRSMFPLGDSTKAQVRAEAAERGLAVADKPDSHDICFIADGDTRGFLAGRLGEAPGDVVDASTGAVVGSHTGAYAYTVGQRRGLHLDRPAADGRPRYVLSITPKTNTVTVGPAEALEVTQVRAARPVWTGGPRPTSPVECEVQLRAHGDVVPATVDLDGDTLRAELRRPVRGVAAGQAVVAYRPDPAGDVVLGSATITG from the coding sequence ATGAGGGTGTTGGCAGCTATGTCGGGCGGGGTTGACTCGGCCGTGGCGGCGGCGCGGGCGGCAGCGGCCGGGCACGACGTGACAGGCGTACACCTGGCGTTGGCTCGCAATCCACAGACCTACCGGACCGGGGCGCGCGGTTGCTGCACCCTTGAGGATTCCCGGGACGCCCGGCGGGCCGCCGACGTGATCGGCATTCCGTTCTACGTCTGGGACATGGCCGACAGGTTCCACGAAGACGTGGTGGACGATTTCGTCGCCGAGTACGCCGCTGGCCGTACGCCGAATCCCTGCCTGCGCTGCAACGAGAAGATCAAGTTTGCCGCGGTGCTGGACCGGGCCGTGGCCCTGGGCTTCGACGCGGTCGTCACCGGCCACCACGCCCGACTCGGTTCGGACGGGCTGCTGCGACGTAGCGTCGACGTGGCAAAGGACCAGTCGTACGTGCTGGCGGTGCTGACGCGCGAGCAGCTGGACCGGTCGATGTTCCCGCTCGGTGACTCGACGAAGGCGCAGGTCCGCGCGGAGGCCGCCGAGCGTGGTCTGGCGGTCGCCGACAAGCCGGACTCGCACGACATCTGCTTCATCGCCGACGGTGACACGCGCGGATTTCTCGCGGGCCGGCTCGGCGAGGCACCCGGCGACGTGGTGGACGCCAGCACCGGCGCGGTCGTCGGCAGCCACACCGGCGCGTACGCCTACACGGTGGGCCAGCGACGTGGGTTGCACCTGGACCGGCCAGCGGCGGACGGTCGGCCACGCTACGTGCTCTCGATCACGCCGAAGACCAACACGGTGACGGTCGGTCCTGCCGAGGCGCTTGAGGTGACCCAGGTGCGGGCCGCCCGCCCGGTGTGGACCGGCGGCCCCCGTCCGACGTCGCCGGTCGAGTGCGAGGTGCAGTTGCGCGCGCACGGTGACGTGGTGCCCGCAACCGTCGACCTCGACGGTGACACGCTCCGCGCCGAGCTGCGCCGGCCGGTGCGCGGGGTGGCGGCCGGGCAGGCCGTGGTGGCGTACCGGCCGGATCCGGCCGGCGACGTGGTCCTCGGCTCCGCCACCATCACGGGCTGA
- a CDS encoding class F sortase: protein MTVRNRGALAAMAAGVAALTVATLVACGSQLAENVGAEEANALATATATPPVTGDVPVATGDLPTGAKVIPPVRLVIPEIDVTATVNAVGINERTNEFEVPPSVDQIGWYRYGPGLEADAGSVVIAGHVDSAKQGKGAFFRLRELDKGDTLTATGRDGKERKYRVVAREEYAKTKIPLDRYFARDGEARLTLITCGGPFDAKARKYRDNIVVTAVPA, encoded by the coding sequence GTGACGGTGCGCAACCGCGGCGCGCTGGCGGCCATGGCCGCCGGCGTTGCCGCGCTCACCGTCGCCACCCTGGTGGCCTGCGGCTCCCAGCTGGCCGAGAACGTCGGCGCGGAGGAGGCGAACGCGCTGGCCACCGCCACCGCGACCCCGCCGGTCACCGGGGACGTCCCGGTGGCCACCGGTGACCTGCCCACCGGCGCGAAGGTCATCCCGCCGGTGCGGCTCGTGATTCCCGAGATCGACGTCACCGCCACCGTCAACGCGGTCGGCATCAACGAACGGACAAACGAGTTCGAGGTACCGCCAAGCGTCGACCAGATCGGCTGGTACCGCTATGGTCCCGGCCTGGAGGCGGACGCCGGTTCGGTGGTCATCGCCGGTCACGTGGACAGCGCCAAGCAGGGCAAGGGTGCGTTCTTCCGGCTGCGCGAGCTGGACAAGGGCGACACGCTCACCGCTACCGGCCGCGACGGCAAGGAACGGAAGTACCGGGTCGTCGCCCGGGAGGAGTACGCCAAGACCAAGATCCCGCTGGACCGGTACTTCGCCCGCGACGGCGAAGCCCGACTGACCCTCATCACCTGCGGCGGGCCGTTCGACGCCAAGGCCCGGAAATACCGCGACAACATCGTCGTCACGGCGGTGCCGGCCTGA
- a CDS encoding anti-sigma factor — protein MQHLDHDRLVYLALGESEAANGESTHLDTCEHCRAELTALQQVAGLGAETQGLADLPDPPEHIWQGIAAEISAAQALPSLTGAPRQQTVDQPLSGTSAERQVSGPTPERPINEPTERSVSEPTAERSVSGTTAGPEVPGAGSHWSEGRSSGRSRARRRGWSRWAATAVTAAAAAAVGVVGTVSVLRPDDPPPDPTPAVVAQAPLAAYGSTPPTATGDARVLDGGQLHLHVANLPSVPGYYEVWLINPTTMQMFSVGTLGGGSDALLPLPPNVDLSAYSVVDVSAEQYDNKPAHSGDSLLRGTLTG, from the coding sequence GTGCAGCACCTGGACCACGACCGGCTGGTCTATCTGGCGCTCGGTGAGAGCGAGGCGGCCAACGGGGAGAGCACCCACCTCGACACCTGTGAGCACTGCCGGGCCGAGCTGACTGCCCTTCAGCAGGTGGCCGGGCTCGGTGCGGAGACGCAGGGCCTGGCTGACCTGCCCGACCCGCCCGAGCACATCTGGCAGGGCATCGCCGCGGAGATCAGCGCTGCGCAGGCACTGCCGTCGCTTACCGGAGCCCCCCGCCAGCAGACCGTCGACCAGCCGCTCAGCGGCACGAGCGCGGAGCGGCAGGTCAGCGGCCCGACTCCGGAGCGACCGATCAACGAGCCGACCGAGCGGTCGGTCAGCGAGCCGACAGCCGAGCGGTCGGTCAGCGGCACGACGGCCGGTCCTGAGGTGCCGGGTGCCGGCAGCCACTGGTCGGAAGGTCGGTCGAGCGGCAGGTCACGGGCCCGTCGACGCGGCTGGTCGCGCTGGGCGGCCACCGCGGTGACAGCAGCCGCCGCTGCGGCGGTCGGGGTGGTGGGCACGGTGTCCGTGCTGCGGCCGGACGATCCGCCGCCGGATCCGACACCGGCGGTGGTGGCACAGGCGCCTCTGGCGGCGTACGGGTCGACGCCTCCCACGGCCACCGGCGACGCCCGTGTTCTCGACGGCGGCCAACTACATCTGCATGTGGCGAATCTCCCGAGCGTGCCGGGGTACTACGAGGTCTGGCTCATCAACCCGACGACGATGCAGATGTTTTCGGTCGGCACGCTGGGTGGGGGTTCGGACGCGCTGCTCCCGCTGCCACCCAACGTCGACCTGAGTGCCTACTCGGTGGTGGACGTCTCCGCCGAGCAGTACGACAACAAGCCCGCCCACTCCGGCGACAGTCTGCTGAGGGGCACCTTGACGGGCTGA
- a CDS encoding VOC family protein, translated as MIGQLRSVVIDCPDPRALAAFYAELLGLPLVEGDPEDNEWVVLGGPPGHQPRLAFQQAIDLRAPDWPDPERPQQFHLDVTVDDIEAAEKAALALGARRLPGEGEGFRVYADPVGHPFCLCWD; from the coding sequence ATGATTGGACAGCTACGTTCAGTGGTGATCGACTGCCCGGATCCGCGGGCACTGGCCGCGTTCTATGCCGAGCTGCTCGGCCTGCCCCTGGTCGAGGGCGACCCTGAGGACAACGAGTGGGTGGTGCTGGGCGGCCCGCCCGGCCACCAGCCCCGACTGGCGTTCCAGCAGGCGATCGATCTGCGGGCGCCGGACTGGCCGGATCCGGAGCGTCCGCAGCAGTTCCACCTGGATGTGACGGTGGACGACATCGAGGCCGCCGAGAAGGCGGCGCTCGCGCTCGGCGCCCGACGGCTGCCGGGCGAGGGTGAGGGCTTCCGCGTGTACGCGGACCCGGTCGGCCATCCGTTCTGCCTCTGCTGGGACTGA
- a CDS encoding DUF4397 domain-containing protein, with product MQLSYIRRVAAGGAVAALAFAGVGAFTATPAFAATSKVSVVHGIPDTPVDVYVNGKKTLDNFKPGDVAGPLNLEEGDYDIALTKPGEALDKAILKVDDAAVPGGANISIAAHLDAAGTPKITPFVNDVSKVGAGKARLIVRHTAAAPEVDVRAGGTPVFEGLTNPNEAKADVDAGTVKADVVLAGTDTVAIGPADLNLKEGTATIVYAIGSAEGKTLDVVAQTITGLHSAPGGVPSGDGGQAGTGVDTWWYVLTGVGVLLLLGGGVRVATARTGRQ from the coding sequence ATGCAGCTCTCGTACATCCGTCGGGTCGCCGCGGGCGGCGCGGTCGCCGCGCTGGCGTTCGCCGGTGTCGGCGCGTTCACCGCCACCCCCGCGTTCGCCGCCACGTCGAAGGTCTCCGTCGTGCACGGCATCCCGGACACCCCGGTCGACGTCTACGTCAACGGCAAGAAGACGCTTGACAACTTCAAGCCCGGTGACGTGGCCGGCCCGCTGAACCTGGAGGAGGGCGACTACGACATCGCTCTCACCAAGCCGGGTGAGGCGCTCGACAAGGCGATCCTCAAGGTCGACGACGCCGCGGTGCCGGGCGGAGCGAACATCAGCATCGCCGCGCACCTCGACGCCGCCGGCACGCCGAAGATCACCCCGTTCGTGAACGACGTCTCGAAGGTCGGCGCCGGCAAGGCCCGCCTCATCGTGCGGCACACCGCCGCCGCCCCGGAGGTGGACGTACGCGCCGGCGGCACCCCGGTCTTCGAGGGCCTGACCAACCCGAACGAGGCGAAGGCCGACGTCGACGCCGGCACCGTGAAGGCGGACGTCGTGCTGGCCGGCACCGACACCGTGGCCATCGGCCCGGCGGACCTCAACCTCAAGGAGGGCACCGCGACGATCGTCTACGCGATCGGCTCCGCCGAGGGCAAGACCCTCGACGTGGTGGCCCAGACCATCACCGGCCTGCACTCCGCCCCGGGTGGCGTGCCGAGCGGTGACGGTGGCCAGGCCGGTACGGGCGTGGACACCTGGTGGTACGTGCTCACCGGCGTCGGCGTACTGCTGCTGCTCGGCGGCGGGGTGCGGGTCGCTACCGCGCGGACCGGTCGCCAGTGA
- a CDS encoding RNA polymerase sigma factor, whose amino-acid sequence MTAPPQNPDPPVDDVALRFREGDEAALREAYDRYGRAVLHLATSMLANRADAEDVTQATFVAAWLGRDTFDPSKGSLIGWLLGIGRRKVIDRMRASARETRVVETVRQLPEPAQTGPDPDRVVDRLVIADELARLPDDQRRMLELAFYDDLTHQQIAAVTGVPLGTVKSHIRRGMASLKRRWEVDGAAPGPRPAGLSGAR is encoded by the coding sequence ATGACGGCGCCACCACAGAATCCGGATCCCCCGGTGGACGACGTAGCCCTCCGGTTCCGCGAAGGTGACGAGGCGGCGCTCCGCGAGGCGTACGACCGCTATGGCCGTGCCGTGCTTCACCTGGCGACGTCCATGCTGGCCAACCGTGCCGACGCCGAGGACGTGACCCAGGCGACGTTCGTCGCCGCCTGGTTGGGAAGGGACACCTTCGACCCGTCCAAGGGTTCGTTGATCGGCTGGCTGCTCGGCATCGGCCGACGCAAGGTGATCGACCGGATGAGGGCGTCGGCCCGCGAGACCCGTGTGGTGGAGACGGTCCGGCAGCTGCCCGAGCCGGCGCAGACCGGCCCCGACCCGGATCGGGTGGTGGACCGGCTGGTGATCGCCGACGAGCTGGCCCGACTGCCCGACGACCAGCGACGCATGCTGGAGTTGGCCTTCTACGACGACCTGACACACCAGCAGATAGCGGCGGTGACAGGGGTGCCGTTGGGCACCGTGAAGAGTCACATTCGACGCGGTATGGCGAGCTTGAAACGCAGATGGGAGGTGGACGGTGCAGCACCTGGACCACGACCGGCTGGTCTATCTGGCGCTCGGTGA
- a CDS encoding cysteine desulfurase family protein — protein sequence MAYLDHAATTPMLDEALEAYVATAREVGNASSLHAAGRHARRRVEESRERVAAVLGARPSEVIFTGGGTESDNLAVKGIFWARRGARPDCLRVVSSAIEHHAVLDSVDWLAEHEGAEVGWLPVDSVGRLDPEDLRAELTTYADRVALVTAMWANNEVGTVQPVAELAAVAAEHGVPFHTDAIQAVGQVPVDFAASGAAALTVTGHKLGGPTGVGALLLARDVAATPLLHGGGQERDVRSGTLDTAGIVAFAVAVETAVKGQQEYAARVAALRDNLIERVRRAVPEAIYNGDPTDRLPGNAHFSFPGCEGDALLLLLDAQGIACSTGSACSAGVAQPSHVLLAMGADDDRARSSLRFTLGHTSTQADVDALVAALPAAVDRARRAASPRTPR from the coding sequence ATGGCTTACCTGGATCACGCGGCGACCACTCCGATGCTCGACGAAGCGCTGGAGGCGTACGTCGCCACCGCCCGCGAGGTCGGCAACGCGTCGTCACTGCACGCGGCCGGTCGGCATGCCCGTCGCCGCGTCGAGGAGTCACGCGAGCGGGTGGCAGCGGTGCTGGGCGCCAGGCCATCCGAAGTGATCTTCACGGGTGGCGGCACCGAAAGCGACAACCTCGCCGTCAAGGGCATCTTCTGGGCCCGCCGGGGTGCCCGCCCCGACTGCCTGCGGGTCGTGTCCAGCGCCATCGAGCATCACGCCGTGCTGGACTCGGTCGACTGGCTCGCCGAGCATGAGGGCGCCGAGGTCGGCTGGCTGCCTGTGGACTCCGTCGGCCGCCTCGACCCGGAGGACCTCCGTGCCGAGTTGACCACGTACGCCGATCGGGTGGCCCTGGTCACGGCCATGTGGGCGAACAACGAGGTCGGCACCGTGCAGCCGGTCGCCGAGCTGGCCGCCGTCGCTGCCGAACACGGCGTACCGTTCCACACCGACGCCATCCAGGCCGTCGGCCAGGTGCCAGTCGACTTCGCCGCCAGCGGGGCCGCCGCACTGACCGTGACCGGGCACAAGCTGGGCGGGCCGACCGGGGTGGGCGCACTGCTGCTCGCCCGGGACGTGGCGGCCACCCCGCTGCTGCACGGCGGTGGGCAGGAACGCGACGTCCGGTCCGGCACACTGGACACGGCCGGCATCGTCGCCTTCGCGGTCGCCGTGGAGACGGCGGTGAAGGGCCAACAGGAGTACGCCGCCCGCGTCGCCGCCCTCCGCGACAACCTGATCGAGCGGGTCCGCCGCGCGGTGCCCGAGGCGATCTACAACGGCGACCCGACCGACCGGCTGCCCGGCAACGCGCACTTCTCCTTCCCGGGCTGTGAAGGCGACGCCCTGCTGCTCCTGCTCGACGCCCAGGGCATCGCCTGCTCGACAGGCTCGGCCTGCTCGGCCGGGGTGGCCCAGCCCTCGCACGTACTCCTGGCCATGGGCGCCGACGACGACCGTGCCCGCTCCTCGCTGCGCTTCACGCTCGGTCACACCAGCACCCAGGCCGACGTGGACGCCCTCGTCGCAGCCCTCCCGGCAGCCGTCGACCGAGCGCGCCGAGCAGCCTCCCCCCGCACCCCCCGCTAA
- a CDS encoding methionine synthase, with amino-acid sequence MTDQAWPWPAGAATGIGSLPGTDIAEAQRVVLGELPALPHLPELPARGPGAELIGRTGGLLVELPIELYAGRWRVAPRPGRDLRRARDLMERDLDQLGEQAEAYAGPVKVQAGGPLTLAAALELPIGGRLLRDPGAVRDLTGSLAEGLRAHVAAVTRRLPRASVLLQLDEPSLPTVLAGRVPTESGLGAYRAVDSADAAALLRTVIEAVGVPTVVHCCAPEVPLELIRSTGAVAVALDLSLITELDPLGEAIDAGLGLLAGAAPTLPPPAGPAPTSAQVADRVRRLWDRLGFPRRQLAEQVVVTPACGLAGASEEYARAVLAACRDAGRRLVEE; translated from the coding sequence GTGACAGATCAGGCGTGGCCCTGGCCGGCCGGCGCGGCGACCGGTATCGGTTCGCTGCCCGGCACCGACATCGCCGAGGCCCAGCGGGTGGTCCTCGGGGAGCTTCCCGCGCTTCCCCACCTGCCCGAGCTGCCGGCGCGCGGCCCCGGCGCCGAGCTGATCGGCCGCACCGGGGGGCTGCTGGTGGAGCTGCCCATCGAGCTGTACGCGGGGCGTTGGCGGGTTGCCCCGCGTCCGGGCCGCGACCTGCGTCGTGCCCGAGACCTGATGGAACGGGACCTGGACCAGTTGGGCGAGCAGGCCGAGGCGTACGCCGGGCCGGTCAAGGTGCAGGCCGGCGGCCCGCTCACCCTGGCGGCCGCTCTGGAACTGCCGATCGGCGGGCGGCTGCTGCGCGACCCGGGTGCCGTGCGCGACCTCACCGGCTCCCTCGCCGAAGGGTTGCGCGCGCACGTCGCGGCGGTGACCCGACGGCTGCCCAGGGCGTCGGTGCTCCTGCAACTCGACGAGCCGTCGCTGCCGACGGTGCTGGCCGGGCGGGTGCCGACGGAGAGCGGGTTGGGCGCGTACCGGGCGGTGGATTCGGCGGACGCGGCCGCCCTGCTGCGCACGGTCATCGAGGCGGTCGGCGTACCGACCGTGGTGCACTGCTGCGCCCCGGAGGTGCCGCTGGAGCTGATCCGCTCCACCGGGGCCGTCGCGGTCGCCCTCGACCTGAGCCTGATCACCGAGCTGGACCCGCTGGGCGAGGCGATCGACGCCGGCCTGGGACTGCTGGCCGGGGCCGCGCCCACGCTGCCGCCGCCGGCCGGCCCGGCACCGACCTCCGCACAGGTGGCCGATCGGGTACGTCGGCTCTGGGACCGCCTCGGCTTCCCCCGTCGGCAGCTCGCCGAGCAGGTCGTCGTCACTCCGGCCTGTGGACTCGCCGGGGCCAGTGAGGAGTACGCCCGGGCGGTGCTCGCCGCCTGCCGCGACGCGGGTCGGCGGCTCGTCGAGGAGTGA
- the ligA gene encoding NAD-dependent DNA ligase LigA, whose product MSEEQIGQQVSPAQEAAAGAEPTPQARERHATLSRELTEHQYRYYVLDSPTITDAEFDKQLRELEGLEEEFPALRTPDSPTQRVGGTFSTDFTPVAHAERMLSLDNAFADEELAAWAERVERDAGGPVPYLCELKVDGLAINLTYESGRLVRAATRGDGRTGEDVTANVRSIRDVPSQLTPSAEFPVIPELLEVRGEIYFPVAAFADLNAGLVEQGRAPFANPRNAAAGSLRQKDPRVTASRPLRLVVHGIGARRGFQPTAQSESYAALKAWGLPTSDRWRVVPDLAGVAEYIAYYAEHRHDVEHEIDGVVVKIDPVSIQGRLGSTSRAPRWAIAFKYPPEEVTTKLLDIDVNVGRTGRVTPFAVLEPVRVAGSTVALATLHNAREVERKGVLIGDTVVLRKAGDVIPEVLGPVVDLRPADARPFVMPTTCPACGTPLAPAKEGDIDIRCPNTRSCPAQLRERVFHLAGRGGFDIEVLGYKGAAALLDAEIIADEGDLFQLDAEQLSRSPFFVNKDGSLGSNAVKLLDNLAVARERDLWRVLVALSIRHVGPTAAQALARHFRSMEAIDAATEEELSSVDGVGPTIAASIREWFAVDWHREVVRKWAEAGVRMAEEAVDEGPRPLEGLTVVVTGTLAGFSRDQASEAVQSRGGKVSGSVSKKTSFVVVGDNPGSKADKAASLKVPVLDEDGFRVLLDAGPDAAREVAQVQG is encoded by the coding sequence GTGTCCGAGGAACAGATCGGCCAGCAGGTGAGCCCGGCGCAGGAAGCGGCGGCCGGCGCCGAGCCCACGCCGCAGGCGCGGGAGCGGCACGCCACCCTCAGCCGAGAGCTGACCGAGCACCAGTACCGCTACTACGTGCTGGACTCGCCGACCATCACCGACGCCGAGTTCGACAAGCAGTTGCGTGAGCTGGAGGGGTTGGAGGAGGAGTTCCCGGCGCTGCGCACGCCCGACTCTCCGACGCAGCGGGTGGGCGGCACGTTCTCCACCGACTTCACCCCGGTCGCCCACGCCGAGCGGATGCTCTCGCTGGACAACGCCTTCGCCGACGAGGAGTTGGCAGCCTGGGCGGAGCGGGTCGAGCGGGACGCCGGCGGGCCGGTGCCCTACCTGTGCGAGCTGAAGGTCGACGGGCTTGCCATCAACCTCACCTACGAGTCGGGCCGGCTGGTCCGGGCGGCCACCCGGGGGGACGGCCGCACCGGCGAGGACGTCACCGCCAACGTGCGCAGCATCCGGGACGTGCCCAGTCAGCTCACTCCGTCCGCCGAGTTCCCGGTCATTCCCGAACTGCTGGAGGTGCGCGGCGAGATCTACTTCCCGGTCGCCGCGTTCGCCGACCTCAACGCCGGCCTGGTCGAGCAGGGCCGGGCGCCGTTCGCCAACCCGCGTAACGCCGCCGCCGGCAGCCTGCGACAGAAGGACCCGCGGGTCACGGCGTCCCGTCCGCTGCGCCTGGTGGTGCACGGCATCGGCGCCCGCCGGGGCTTCCAGCCCACGGCCCAGTCCGAGTCGTACGCGGCGCTCAAGGCGTGGGGGCTGCCCACAAGCGACCGGTGGCGGGTCGTGCCGGATCTGGCCGGGGTGGCTGAGTACATCGCCTACTACGCGGAGCACCGCCACGACGTCGAGCACGAGATCGACGGCGTGGTGGTCAAGATCGACCCGGTCTCCATCCAGGGGCGACTCGGTTCGACGAGCCGCGCGCCCCGGTGGGCAATCGCCTTCAAGTACCCGCCGGAGGAGGTCACCACCAAGCTGCTCGACATCGACGTCAACGTGGGGCGCACCGGCCGGGTCACCCCGTTCGCAGTGCTCGAGCCGGTGCGGGTGGCTGGTTCCACTGTCGCGCTCGCCACCCTGCACAACGCCCGCGAGGTGGAGCGCAAGGGCGTCCTGATCGGCGACACAGTGGTGCTGCGCAAGGCCGGCGACGTGATTCCCGAGGTGCTCGGCCCGGTGGTCGACCTGCGGCCCGCCGACGCCCGGCCGTTCGTCATGCCGACCACCTGTCCGGCCTGCGGGACTCCGCTCGCGCCGGCCAAGGAGGGCGACATCGACATCCGCTGCCCCAACACCCGCAGCTGCCCGGCGCAGCTGCGTGAGCGGGTGTTCCACCTCGCCGGGCGCGGCGGTTTCGACATCGAGGTGCTCGGCTACAAGGGTGCGGCTGCTCTGCTGGACGCGGAGATCATCGCCGACGAAGGTGACCTCTTCCAGCTCGACGCCGAGCAGCTGTCCCGGTCCCCGTTCTTCGTCAACAAGGACGGCAGCCTCGGCTCCAACGCGGTCAAGCTGCTCGACAATCTGGCCGTCGCCAGGGAACGTGACCTGTGGCGGGTGCTGGTGGCCCTCTCCATCCGGCACGTCGGCCCCACCGCGGCCCAGGCGTTGGCACGGCACTTCCGCTCGATGGAGGCCATCGACGCGGCCACCGAGGAGGAGCTGTCATCGGTCGACGGAGTCGGGCCGACCATCGCGGCGAGCATCCGTGAGTGGTTCGCCGTGGACTGGCATCGCGAAGTGGTCCGCAAGTGGGCCGAGGCGGGCGTACGGATGGCCGAGGAGGCGGTCGACGAGGGGCCGCGCCCGTTGGAGGGCTTGACGGTCGTGGTGACCGGCACGCTCGCCGGCTTCTCGCGCGACCAGGCCTCCGAGGCGGTGCAGAGCCGAGGCGGCAAGGTCAGCGGGTCGGTCTCCAAGAAGACGAGCTTCGTCGTCGTGGGGGACAACCCGGGGTCCAAGGCCGACAAGGCGGCAAGCCTCAAGGTGCCGGTGCTCGACGAGGACGGGTTCCGGGTCCTGCTGGACGCGGGTCCGGACGCCGCGCGAGAGGTTGCCCAGGTGCAGGGCTGA